In Nicotiana tabacum cultivar K326 chromosome 2, ASM71507v2, whole genome shotgun sequence, the following proteins share a genomic window:
- the LOC107792117 gene encoding telomere repeat-binding factor 4-like: MGNPKQKWTSEEEEALRAGVAKHGAGKWKNIQRDPEFNHLLYSRSNIDLKDKWRNLNVSANGQGPRDKSRTQKVKADAPAAPLLITQAPVSSTPVLQDAAADTIMEDSSKCALDGKTTSKYNQMIYDALSSLKEPNGSDTSTIVNFIEQRHEVPQNFRRLLSSRLRRLVQQDKLEKFENCYRIKKEVLERTKTATPKQKHVGPRQFPSSTYLGDTVEEAAKTAVYKVAEADNKSFVAAEAAKEEARVSKMAEDQDSLLLLAKDIFDRCSHGEIVLMA; the protein is encoded by the exons atGGGAAATCCAAAGCAAAAATGGacatctgaagaagaagaagcacttcgTGCCGGCGTCGCAAAGCACGGAGCTGGCAAATGGAAGAATATTCAAAGAGACCCTGAATTCAATCACCTCCTTTACTCTCGCTCCAACATCGATCTTAag GATAAATGGAGAAATTTGAATGTTAGTGCCAATGGACAAGGACCAAGAGATAAATCTAGGACACAAAAAGTGAAGGCTGATGCTCCTGCAGCTCCATTGCTCATCACACAGGCCCCTGTTTCCTCAACTCCAGTTCTACAAGATGCAGCAGCAGACACCATCATGGAAGATTCTTCAAAATGCGCATTAGACGGAAAAACTACTTCTAA GTACAATCAAATGATATATGATGCACTTTCAAGTCTAAAAGAGCCAAATGGATCAGACACAAGCACAATTGTTAACTTCATTGAG CAAAGGCATGAGGTGCCCCAAAACTTCAGAAGGCTGCTGAGTTCTAGGCTGAGGAGGCTTGTTCAACAAGACAAACTTGAAAAG TTTGAGAATTGCTACAGGATTAAGAAAGAGGTGTTAGAAAGAACAAAGACAGCTACCCCAAAACAAAAACATGTTGGGCCAAGACAGTTTCCAAGTAGTACCTATCTTGGTGATACTGTTGAAGAAGCAGCAAAGACTGCTGTCTATAAGGTTGCAGAAGCTGACAATAAATCATTTGTAGCAGCTGAAGCAGCTAAGGAAGAAGCGAGAGTTTCGAAGATGGCTGAAGACCAAGATAGTTTACTGCTGTTGGCGAAGGATATTTTTGACAGAT GCTCACATGGCGAAATTGTGCTAATGGCATAA